The following coding sequences are from one Neurospora crassa OR74A linkage group I, whole genome shotgun sequence window:
- a CDS encoding trichothecene C-15 hydroxylase: MPVIDKLAGVTGLSGLHLLLGAVGVTILLYIIGSAIYNVFFHPLASYPGPLLQRASPIPFSIRHALGVQPFHTQALHDKYGPVVRIAPNHLSFTDVRAWRDIFGHIAGSRHGQEELAKFKSFVRPIDAQPIHIISAGREKHGQLRRALANSFSDASMRGQGPLIGKYIDLLLHKLHEQGQEGKVPLNATSWYNSVTFDVAGDLIFGMSFGALDQNGNHSWLQYILGSLSSLAPMAALSYAGLHWLVQLLWRAKGAEVFRKSMESVDLMLKERLKMPVDRNDLFEGLVQRQEKLGLSFEELASNAWLLVLAGADTTATTLSGTTYLLTQHPEVLKRVTQEVRSSFKSVEEIDISSVNRLTYMLAVLNEAMRLYPPVTSLTARIVPRGGAHVLGEYLPEGTIVDIQQWSMNHSKENWVDPWAFNPARFLDDKETAREKGNVLDALQTFSVGPRNCIGRNLAYAEMRWILARILFDFDLRGAPTNQNWIERQKAYGLWDRIPLDVYFEPARERK; this comes from the exons ATGCCCGTCATAGACAAGCTCGCCGGTGTCACCGGGTTGTCAGGACTACACCTGCTTCTCGGTGCCGTTGGCGTCACT ATACTGCTATACATCATCGGCTCCGCCATCTACAACGTCTTCTTTCACCCTCTAGCCTCATACCCAGGTCCGCTCCTGCAGCGCGCCTCCCCCATCCCCTTCAGTATCCGCCATGCCCTCGGCGTACAACCCTTCCACACGCAAGCTCTCCACGACAAGTACGGTCCCGTTGTGCGAATCGCACCCAATCACCTCTCCTTCACCGATGTGCGCGCCTGGCGCGACATCTTCGGCCACATCGCCGGCAGCCGTCACGGCCAGGAGGAGCTGGCCAAGTTCAAGTCCTTCGTCCGCCCCATCGACGCTCAACCCATACACATCATCAGCGCCGGGCGCGAAAAACACGGGCAGCTGCGTCGGGCTTTGGCCAATAGCTTTTCGGACGCGTCGATGCGCGGACAAGGGCCGCTGATTGGAAAGTATATCGACTTGCTGCTTCACAAGCTTCATGAGCAAGGACAGGAGGGGAAGGTACCCCTGAATGCAACGTCGTGGTATAATAGCGTGACGTTTGATGTCGCCGGTGACCTGATCTTTGGTATGTCGTTCGGAGCGTTGGATCAGAATGGTAACCATTCGTGGTTGCAGTACATTCTAGGCAGCCTGAGCAGCTTAGCGCCGATGGCGGCGTTAAGTTACGCGGGACTGCATTGGCTCGTTCAGCTCCTCTGGAGGGCGAAGGGCGCGGAAGTGTTTAGGAAGAGTATGGAGAGCGTTGATCTGATGTTGAAAGAGAGGTTGAAGATGCCCGTGGATAGAAATGACCTCTTTGAGGGTTTGGTTCAACGCCAGGAGAAGCTG GGTCTCAGTTTCGAGGAACTTGCTTCAAATGCCTGGCTTCTTGTGCT TGCCGGTGCTGACACAACAGCAACTACTCTCTCGGGCACAACCTACCTGCTAACGCAGCACCCCGAAGTCCTCAAGAGAGTGACCCAGGAAGTCCGCTCTTCATTCAAATCCGTTGAAGAGATTGATATCAGCTCCGTCAACAGACTCACATACATGCTTGCCGTGCTGAACGAAGCTATGCGTTTGTACCCCCCCGTCACATCGTTGACAGCTAGGATTGTGCCCCGGGGAGGGGCCCATGTTTTGGGAGAGTATTTACCTGAAGGA ACAATCGTCGATATCCAACAATGGTCCATGAACCACAGTAAGGAGAACTGGGTTGACCCCTGGGCTTTTAATCCCGCTCGCTTCCTCGACGATAAGGAGACAGCCAGGGAGAAGGGCAATGTGCTCGACGCTTTGCAAACATTCAGTGTCGGTCCTAGGAACTGTATCGGCAGAAA TCTCGCCTATGCTGAAATGAGATGGATTCTTGCCCGTATACTTTTCGATTTCGATCTGCGTGGGGCACCGACCAACCAAAACTGGATCGAACGGCAAAAGGCGTACGGTCTCTGGGACAGAATACCCCTTGATGTGTACTTTGAGCCTgcgagagagaggaagtGA